In the genome of Fibrobacter sp. UWR3, the window GCAGTACCTCTTCGACGAGAATCCCATTTCCACAGGGGAATTCTGCGAGAAGGTGCGCAGCGCGTTCCCCGAGAACCGCTTCGGTACCCCGATGAACCTGCTCGGGAGCCACGACACCACCCGCATCGCATCGCAACCCCGCACGAGCCCCGAACGCATTAGGCTCGCGCTCGCCCTGCTGTTCTTTATGCCCGGAGCCCCCTGCATCTACTACGGCGACGAAATCGGCATGGAAGGCGGCAAGGACCCCGACTGCAGGCGAGCATTCCCGTGGGACCAGCTGAAGGCCCGCAAGGCGCTGCCCATCTACAAGTTTATCCGCGAGCTCACCCGCATGCGCCGCGAAAACCCCGTACTCCGCGACGGGAAGGTGCAAATCGAGAGCGACAAGGCGGGCTTTACCGTCACGCGCACCCTCGGCAAAAAGAAGATGGCGCTAGCCGTAACGCTCACCGGGAGCGAGCCCAAATTTAAGATAAAGTAATATTAGCATTGAGGAATAGGAGTATGACAATCAACAAACAATCTCTTGCCGGCATCCTGCTTTTGACCATGGCATTTGCACTTGCCGCCTGCGGCGACGACGACAGCAGTTTCGCCCCGCGTGACGAGGAGTCGTCTAGTAGCAGTTCCGCGCAGTCGTCATCCTCGGCTCCGGTCGAGGATCTGTCGAGTAGCAGCGTGCGCTCGTCATCCTCGGCTCCGGTCGAGGATCTATCCAGCAGCTCCGTCAAGTCCTCTTCCAGCGTTGCGTCTAGTAGTTCTGCGAAATCTTCGTCTAGTGCAAAGTCTAGTTCGTCTTTTGTACTTGATACTGCGAGACTTTGTACTCCAGGATATGCTTATTGCAATCGGTCTCTTGGTGCTGATAGTTTACAAGCGGGCGCCTATAGAAAGTTTACGGACAGAAGAAACGGACGCTCTTACTTTTATTTGACCATCAATGGAACAAATAAGGACGGTGAAGCCGCTTCTGTAACGGTAATGGTGGAAAATCTGAACATCGGGGAAATGGTCTCTGGAGACAAGGACCAATCAAATGACTCCAAGATTGAACGCTATTGCTATGAAAATGATGAATCAAATTGTGAGGAATATGGTGGCCTCTACCAGTGGGCGGAGGCGATGCAACTGCCGAGCGAATGCAACACCAAGAGCTGCGTTGACCAGATTAAGCCGAACCACCGGGGAATCTGCCCGGAAGGCTGGCGTTTGCTGACTTACGATGATTTTTACATTGTAGTTCATGCAGATGGAAATAGGCATGGGGTTGAGGATGTGCGTGCCATGGGATTTGGCGGGTACAACTATAGCGGATACAGCTTGATTGGGGCTGGATACAATTGGGGTTATAAGTTTACAAGTGTAGAAGAATCTACATATTGGTTTTATCCAGAAGAGTCGTTTGATTATCCTGATGAGGGCGCTTTCGCTGGATCTCAAGGAAAGTCCTCTGCGGGATTTTCTATGGAAAATCAGTATAAAACTTATGGTTTCTCTGTTCGTTGCGTGATGGTTGAATAACCGTTAATCTAAACAAAATTTTTAACAAATAAACAAGGCTGTCTTGAACAGCCCATTGGGGTTCGTATGTCCAAAAAGGTCAACAAGAAAAAAAACACTCGTAACAACTACAAAATCGAATCGCTTGAACCGCGCCTGATGATGGATGCCTAGAAACATCTCCTTGCAGTTTAATAAGATACCCGCGGTTCGCGAAGGCCGCAGTGATTAACAATCACAAGGCTTTCGCAGCGCCTGATTCTTGCATGTTCCTGCAATAAGCGGTCCCGTTCCAAAAACACACTCGTGTTTTTTTGCGGAGAGAGGGCGTTTTGCA includes:
- a CDS encoding FISUMP domain-containing protein, which codes for MRNRSMTINKQSLAGILLLTMAFALAACGDDDSSFAPRDEESSSSSSAQSSSSAPVEDLSSSSVRSSSSAPVEDLSSSSVKSSSSVASSSSAKSSSSAKSSSSFVLDTARLCTPGYAYCNRSLGADSLQAGAYRKFTDRRNGRSYFYLTINGTNKDGEAASVTVMVENLNIGEMVSGDKDQSNDSKIERYCYENDESNCEEYGGLYQWAEAMQLPSECNTKSCVDQIKPNHRGICPEGWRLLTYDDFYIVVHADGNRHGVEDVRAMGFGGYNYSGYSLIGAGYNWGYKFTSVEESTYWFYPEESFDYPDEGAFAGSQGKSSAGFSMENQYKTYGFSVRCVMVE